The following proteins are encoded in a genomic region of Magnolia sinica isolate HGM2019 chromosome 1, MsV1, whole genome shotgun sequence:
- the LOC131240682 gene encoding L-ascorbate oxidase homolog: MRNDGLLGCRLCFFLLSVFLFAGINGEDPYRFFTWNVTYGDIYPLGVKQQGILINGQFPGPQIDSVTNDNLIINVYNSLSEPFLLSWNGIQQRRNSWQDGVYGTNCPIPPGRNFTYVLQVKDQIGSYFYFPSLAFHKAAGGFGGLKILSRPRIPVPFPDPAGDYTILTGDWFKANHTALRGILDSGHDLPFPDGLLINGRGANGFTFTVDQGKTYRFRISNVGLTTSINFRIQGHLMKLVEVEGSHTLQNSYSSLDIHLGQSYSVLVTADQPGHDYYIVASTRFTTPVLTTTAILHYSNSAGGVVGPPPGGPTIQIDWSLNQARSIRWNLSASGPRPNPQGSYHYGLINTSRTIRLANSAPIINGKQRYAVNSVSFIPADTPLKLADFYQISGVFSVGSISDNPNWGGGYLQTSVMAANFRDYIEIVFENTEDTVQSWHIDGYSFFVVGMDGGQWSSQSRLSYNLRDTVSRCTVQVYPKSWTAIYMALDNVGMWNIRSENWARQYLGQQFYLRVYSPANSWRDEYPIPRNALLCGRASGRRTRPL; this comes from the exons ATGAGAAACGACGGCCTTTTGGGGTGTCGTCTTTGCTTTTTCCTCTTATCCGTCTTTCTCTTCGCCGGCATCAATGGCGAAGATCCGTACAGATTCTTCACGTGGAATGTGACGTATGGAGATATATACCCTCTCGGTGTAAAGCAGCAG GGGATATTGATAAATGGGCAGTTTCCAGGCCCTCAGATCGATTCTGTTACGAACGATAATCTGATTATCAATGTTTACAATAGCTTGAGCGAGCCATTCCTCCTCTCTTG GAATGGCATACAACAGAGGAGGAATTCATGGCAAGATGGAGTGTATGGCACCAACTGCCCGATCCCGCCAGGCCGGAACTTCACTTATGTCCTTCAAGTGAAAGATCAGATTGGTAGCTACTTCTACTTCCCTTCCCTAGCCTTCCACAAGGCTGCTGGTGGTTTCGGCGGGTTGAAGATCTTGAGCCGTCCAAGGATCCCAGTCCCCTTCCCGGATCCCGCTGGGGACTACACCATTCTAACTGGAGACTGGTTCAAGGCCAATCACACT GCCTTGAGAGGAATCTTAGACAGTGGACATGATCTTCCCTTCCCTGATGGACTTCTTATAAATGGACGAGGAGCAAATGGGTTCACATTCACCGTCGATCAAG GAAAAACATATAGGTTTCGAATATCGAATGTGGGATTGACGACATCTATCAACTTCAGAATTCAAGGACATTTGATGAAGCTGGTAGAGGTTGAAGGATCTCACACGCTCCAGAACAGTTACTCTTCCCTAGATATCCATCTGGGGCAGTCTTATTCGGTCCTGGTCACGGCGGACCAACCAGGACACGACTACTACATTGTTGCCTCCACACGCTTCACGACTCCGGTGCTAACGACCACTGCCATACTCCATTACAGTAACTCTGCTGGAGGCGTTGTGGGTCCCCCTCCTGGTGGGCCCACCATTCAGATCGATTGGTCCCTCAACCAGGCTAGATCTATTCG CTGGAATCTGTCAGCAAGTGGACCGAGACCCAATCCTCAAGGCTCCTATCATTATGGATTGATCAATACGTCCCGAACCATTCGGCTTGCAAACTCGGCCCCTATCATCAATGGAAAACAGAGATATGCCGTCAACAGTGTCTCCTTCATTCCAGCAGACACACCATTGAAACTTGCTGATTTCTACCAGATCTCCGGCGTCTTCAGTGTCGGAAGCATTTCTGACAACCCCAACTGGGGAGGCGGTTACCTTCAGACATCGGTCATGGCGGCCAATTTCCGTGATTACATTGAGATAGTGTTTGAGAACACGGAAGACACCGTGCAATCGTGGCATATTGATGGTTATTCCTTCTTCGTTGTAGG GATGGATGGAGGGCAGTGGTCATCTCAAAGCAGGCTAAGTTACAACCTTCGAGACACTGTCTCTCGCTGCACTGTTCAG GTGTACCCCAAGTCATGGACTGCAATTTACATGGCCTTGGACAATGTGGGCATGTGGAACATACGATCAGAGAACTGGGCCCGGCAGTATTTGGGCCAGCAGTTCTATCTACGTGTCTACTCTCCTGCAAATTCATGGAGGGACGAGTATCCCATCCCAAGGAATGCTCTTCTCTGTGGCCGGGCATCAGGACGCCGAACTCGCCCTCTTTGA